A window from Lactiplantibacillus pentosus encodes these proteins:
- a CDS encoding cold-shock protein, with amino-acid sequence MEHGTVKWFNADKGFGFITRENGSDVFVHFSAIQEDGFKSLEEGQAVTFDVEESDRGPQAVNVTKD; translated from the coding sequence ATGGAACACGGAACAGTTAAATGGTTCAACGCCGATAAGGGTTTTGGTTTTATTACTCGCGAAAACGGTAGCGATGTATTCGTACATTTCTCAGCTATCCAAGAAGACGGCTTCAAGAGCCTTGAAGAAGGCCAAGCCGTAACTTTCGACGTTGAAGAAAGCGATCGTGGCCCACAAGCAGTTAACGTTACTAAAGACTAA
- a CDS encoding metal-dependent transcriptional regulator, with product MTPMKEDYLKIIFELGGTKKKVSNKQIALSLDIAAGSVTEMVGKLVQEGLAKHTPYAGISLTKKGIRYAETLVRKHRIWEDFLVDKLDYDLPDVHTEAEVLEHVTSERLVDSLEAFLGHPTHCPHGGAIPDKDGHYQEDSHTSLADTADGESVTIERFIDNHDLLVYLHDTPLKIGQDVTVLKHDPFEGPVTVSIKATGEEIPVSFKAAHNVFVK from the coding sequence ATGACCCCCATGAAGGAAGATTACTTAAAAATTATTTTCGAGCTTGGTGGTACGAAGAAAAAGGTGTCTAACAAGCAGATTGCGTTAAGTTTGGACATCGCGGCTGGTTCCGTAACGGAAATGGTCGGCAAATTAGTGCAGGAAGGCCTCGCCAAACATACCCCGTATGCGGGAATTTCACTGACGAAAAAGGGTATCCGGTATGCGGAGACCTTGGTGCGCAAACATCGAATTTGGGAAGATTTCTTAGTCGATAAGCTCGATTATGACTTACCTGATGTGCATACTGAAGCCGAAGTACTGGAACATGTTACCAGTGAGCGCCTAGTCGATTCTCTGGAAGCCTTTTTAGGGCACCCAACGCACTGCCCACACGGTGGCGCCATTCCCGATAAGGACGGCCACTATCAAGAAGATAGTCATACGAGTTTGGCGGATACGGCGGATGGTGAATCCGTAACCATTGAACGCTTTATCGATAACCATGATTTGTTAGTTTACTTACATGATACGCCACTGAAAATTGGTCAGGACGTGACGGTTTTGAAGCATGATCCGTTTGAAGGCCCTGTGACCGTTTCCATTAAGGCCACCGGTGAAGAGATTCCGGTTAGCTTTAAAGCGGCCCACAACGTGTTTGTTAAATAA